In a genomic window of Lacrimispora sp. BS-2:
- a CDS encoding protease modulator HflC gives MVKKIKYAVIILLLFFIGLNSLVITTANEYTLVKQFGKVMRVENTAGPSFKIPIIQSTQKIPRKKMIYDLIPSDVTTKDKKVMNVDSFVIWEITDPVKYLSSLNASIEKAEVRLDNVVYNSIKTVMSATSQEEIISGRSGELAEAITNNIGTSMDSYGIRILAVETKKLDLPDSNKESVYQRMISERNNIAAQYTADGDYQSSLIRNETDRTTKETVAKAEAEAEMIKAEGEAQYMQILSNAYNDESKADFYNYVRSLDALKSSLKGTNKTIILNKNSELARILSGN, from the coding sequence ATGGTTAAAAAAATAAAATATGCGGTTATTATTTTACTTTTATTTTTTATAGGTTTAAATTCACTTGTTATTACAACGGCAAACGAATACACATTAGTCAAGCAGTTTGGTAAGGTCATGCGTGTGGAAAATACGGCTGGTCCGTCTTTTAAGATTCCTATTATTCAAAGTACACAAAAGATTCCAAGAAAAAAAATGATCTACGACCTCATTCCAAGTGATGTTACCACCAAAGATAAAAAAGTAATGAATGTTGACTCCTTCGTAATCTGGGAAATCACAGATCCGGTTAAATACTTATCCTCCTTAAATGCAAGCATTGAAAAGGCTGAGGTAAGGCTTGACAATGTTGTATATAATTCCATCAAAACGGTTATGTCTGCAACCAGCCAGGAAGAAATTATTTCAGGCAGGTCTGGAGAACTGGCAGAGGCAATTACAAATAATATAGGAACATCAATGGATTCTTATGGAATTCGTATCCTTGCTGTAGAAACAAAAAAGCTTGATCTGCCAGATTCCAATAAAGAGTCTGTATACCAGCGTATGATCTCTGAAAGGAATAATATTGCAGCCCAGTATACGGCAGATGGAGATTATCAGTCATCTCTAATCCGAAACGAAACGGATAGAACAACAAAAGAGACGGTAGCAAAAGCAGAAGCAGAGGCTGAAATGATTAAGGCAGAAGGCGAAGCTCAGTATATGCAGATTCTTAGTAACGCATATAATGACGAGTCCAAAGCGGATTTTTATAACTACGTCCGTTCTCTGGATGCCTTAAAGTCTTCATTAAAAGGTACGAATAAAACAATTATCTTGAATAAAAACAGTGAACTGGCAAGAATTTTGTCCGGAAATTAA
- a CDS encoding PTS mannitol transporter subunit IICBA: MKEKVQVFGRFLSGMVMPNIGAFIAWGLITALFIPTGWYPNEAIGALVSPMVSMLLPLLIAYTGGSAIYGQRGGVIGAITAMGVIVGSSIPMFMGAMIVGPVSAWVIKQFDRKIQSKIPAGFEMLVNNFSLGIIGAILTAIALKGVAPFVEVMNRVMESGVGFFVDHRLLPLASVFIEPAKILFLNNAINHGILSPMGIQQVEEIGKSIFFLLEANPGPGLGILLAYCLAGKGSAKSSAPGAVIIHFLGGIHEIYFPYILMNPLLLLAVVAGGASGIFVFQLLGVGLTSPASPGSILAVLAMTPRGGYFGVLAGVTVAAVVSFLVALPLLRFSGKGGDLEESTEKMKQMKQESKGNQNAEKKMTPAETVKKIVFACDAGMGSSAMGATILKKKLAAAGFGDIEVVHSPVSSIPKDAQIVVTHKELKERAARSNPEAELILITNFMAAPEYDELVEALKNKQTH; this comes from the coding sequence AATGCCGAACATCGGTGCATTTATTGCATGGGGACTGATTACGGCATTGTTTATTCCCACCGGCTGGTATCCCAATGAAGCAATTGGTGCTCTGGTCTCCCCTATGGTTTCTATGCTGCTGCCGCTTCTCATTGCTTATACGGGCGGTTCAGCAATCTACGGACAACGGGGCGGCGTCATCGGTGCAATCACAGCCATGGGCGTGATTGTTGGCTCCAGTATCCCTATGTTTATGGGGGCAATGATCGTAGGACCTGTCAGTGCCTGGGTGATTAAGCAGTTTGACCGAAAGATCCAGAGCAAGATCCCTGCCGGATTTGAGATGCTGGTAAACAACTTTTCACTGGGCATCATCGGTGCCATCCTGACGGCCATCGCCTTAAAGGGGGTTGCTCCTTTTGTTGAGGTGATGAACCGGGTGATGGAGTCAGGAGTTGGTTTCTTTGTGGATCACAGGCTGCTTCCGCTGGCAAGCGTTTTTATCGAACCTGCCAAGATCCTGTTCCTTAACAATGCCATTAACCATGGAATCCTCTCTCCTATGGGAATCCAGCAGGTGGAGGAAATCGGAAAGTCCATATTCTTTCTTCTTGAGGCAAATCCGGGGCCTGGACTTGGTATTTTACTGGCTTACTGCCTTGCAGGAAAAGGATCAGCCAAAAGCTCTGCTCCCGGCGCAGTTATCATTCACTTTTTAGGCGGAATCCATGAGATTTATTTCCCATACATACTGATGAATCCCCTTTTACTTCTGGCGGTGGTAGCAGGCGGAGCCAGCGGAATCTTCGTTTTCCAGCTACTTGGTGTGGGATTAACCTCACCGGCATCGCCGGGAAGTATCCTTGCTGTTCTTGCAATGACACCAAGAGGCGGATACTTTGGAGTTTTGGCCGGCGTTACGGTGGCAGCCGTGGTTTCCTTCCTTGTAGCCCTTCCCTTGCTGCGGTTTTCAGGAAAAGGCGGGGATTTAGAAGAATCAACGGAAAAAATGAAGCAAATGAAGCAGGAGTCTAAGGGAAATCAGAACGCAGAAAAGAAAATGACGCCTGCAGAAACCGTTAAGAAGATAGTGTTTGCCTGCGATGCCGGTATGGGCTCCAGTGCTATGGGTGCTACTATATTAAAGAAAAAGCTGGCGGCAGCAGGGTTCGGAGATATTGAGGTGGTTCATTCCCCGGTGTCTTCCATTCCCAAGGATGCCCAGATTGTGGTAACTCATAAAGAACTGAAGGAGCGTGCGGCACGCAGCAATCCCGAGGCAGAACTGATATTGATCACTAATTTTATGGCAGCCCCGGAATATGATGAGCTGGTGGAAGCGTTAAAAAATAAACAGACACATTAA
- the hflK gene encoding FtsH protease activity modulator HflK, protein MKKRFGSQEDSSDQGPVNDEKLPREKQKKVILKGIYLILGVALAVFFFFNSFYTLTEDKVGVVCTFGKPASVTKTGPHFKIPFVQTVYKMSKEIKGMRIGYNENNESTVSESEMITKDFNFVNVDFYVEYQVVDPARAYIYRDNAVDILENLAQSYIRDTVGVYSVDEVITTGKAEIQAKVKQLLSERLEREDIGIGINNVTIQDSEPPTVEVSNAFKAVEDAKQSMDTKINEAKKYQSEQLPAANARADKAKKDAEAYKQQRISEAEGQVSRFNDMYGEYIKYPLITKRRMFYETMESILPSLKVIIDGSDGTQTMLPLEPFVSSEKGEQ, encoded by the coding sequence ATGAAAAAAAGATTTGGAAGCCAAGAGGATTCCAGCGATCAAGGACCGGTAAATGACGAAAAACTTCCAAGAGAAAAGCAGAAAAAGGTAATTTTAAAGGGTATCTATCTTATATTAGGAGTGGCACTGGCTGTTTTCTTTTTTTTCAACAGCTTTTATACGTTGACGGAGGATAAGGTTGGGGTAGTATGTACATTTGGTAAACCTGCCAGTGTAACAAAGACGGGTCCTCATTTTAAGATTCCATTTGTACAAACAGTTTACAAGATGTCAAAAGAAATCAAAGGCATGAGGATCGGCTATAACGAAAATAATGAATCAACCGTTAGTGAATCCGAAATGATCACGAAAGATTTTAATTTTGTTAATGTTGACTTCTATGTAGAATATCAGGTTGTGGATCCGGCCAGAGCATATATTTACCGTGACAATGCTGTGGATATCTTAGAAAATCTTGCACAGTCTTATATCAGAGATACAGTAGGGGTTTATAGTGTAGATGAGGTGATCACCACAGGAAAAGCTGAAATCCAGGCAAAAGTAAAGCAGCTTCTTTCTGAACGATTGGAAAGAGAAGATATTGGTATCGGCATTAATAACGTAACCATACAGGACTCAGAACCGCCTACCGTAGAGGTCAGTAATGCATTTAAGGCAGTAGAAGATGCAAAACAGAGTATGGATACGAAAATTAATGAAGCGAAAAAGTATCAGTCCGAGCAGCTCCCGGCGGCAAATGCCAGGGCAGATAAGGCAAAAAAGGATGCGGAAGCCTATAAGCAGCAAAGAATTAGTGAAGCAGAAGGTCAGGTATCAAGATTTAACGATATGTATGGGGAATACATAAAGTACCCGCTGATCACAAAAAGGAGAATGTTTTATGAGACCATGGAAAGTATTCTGCCGTCGCTAAAGGTTATCATCGATGGATCTGATGGAACACAAACGATGCTTCCTTTAGAACCCTTTGTAAGCAGTGAGAAAGGAGAACAATAA
- a CDS encoding ATP-binding protein: MKLRLRTRLVVAFLIITVIPLVLIFGVVAGLSNYQMKAFRKAYNLTEQIDLLSSNSLQLFNRLTLTEQREIRQILQSDPGQFQDMDYLVKLNENLVSKYAYMIVRKGNSLFFDGNSHITQGLYGQLPKFEDIDTTIDGAIYLDGETQHLVKQMDFLYPDGDKGSVFIVSNVNGLLPEIKVMMTEMLMAIIMIIVFTDAILMMWVYRSVVSPLGRLQIATKKIRDGNLDFSLEVENDDEIGQLCQDFEEMRIRLKESAEEKVEYDKENKELISNISHDLKTPITAIKGYVEGIMDGVASSPEKLDRYIRTIYNKANDMDKLIDELTFYSKIDTNKIPYTFSKINVAGYFRDCVDEVGLEMEDRSIELGYFNYVDEDVMVIADAEQLRRVINNIVSNSVKYMDKRSGIINIRIKDVGDFIQVEIEDNGKGIPAKDLPNIFDRFYRTDSSRNSAQGGSGIGLSIVKKVIEDHGGRIWATSKEGIGTEIHFVLRKYQEVLQE; this comes from the coding sequence GTGAAATTAAGATTGAGAACCCGTCTTGTTGTGGCATTTTTGATTATAACGGTGATTCCCCTGGTCCTGATCTTTGGAGTGGTGGCAGGGCTTAGCAATTACCAGATGAAGGCGTTTCGTAAAGCCTATAATTTAACGGAGCAGATCGATCTTCTGTCAAGCAATTCCTTGCAGCTATTTAACCGTCTGACCTTGACGGAGCAAAGGGAAATCAGACAGATTCTTCAAAGTGATCCCGGACAGTTTCAAGATATGGATTATCTGGTAAAGCTTAATGAAAATCTGGTTTCAAAGTATGCTTATATGATCGTCCGAAAGGGAAACTCTCTTTTTTTTGACGGAAACAGCCATATCACCCAGGGCCTATACGGCCAGCTTCCCAAATTTGAGGATATAGACACCACCATTGACGGTGCCATTTATCTGGATGGAGAAACACAGCATCTGGTAAAGCAGATGGATTTTCTCTATCCCGATGGGGATAAAGGGAGTGTGTTCATTGTTTCCAATGTGAACGGCCTTCTTCCTGAGATCAAGGTCATGATGACGGAAATGCTGATGGCCATTATTATGATCATCGTGTTTACCGATGCCATCCTCATGATGTGGGTATACCGGTCCGTGGTAAGTCCTCTGGGACGTCTTCAAATCGCCACCAAGAAAATACGGGACGGAAACCTGGATTTCTCCCTTGAGGTGGAAAATGACGATGAGATCGGACAGCTGTGCCAGGATTTTGAGGAGATGAGGATCCGCCTTAAGGAATCTGCGGAAGAAAAGGTGGAGTATGATAAGGAGAACAAGGAACTGATCAGTAATATTTCCCATGATCTAAAGACTCCCATCACCGCTATTAAAGGATATGTGGAGGGGATCATGGATGGCGTTGCTTCCTCACCGGAAAAGCTGGACCGGTATATCCGCACCATCTACAACAAGGCCAATGACATGGATAAGCTGATAGACGAATTGACTTTTTACTCAAAGATTGACACCAATAAGATTCCCTATACCTTTTCCAAGATCAACGTGGCAGGCTATTTCAGGGACTGCGTTGATGAAGTAGGACTTGAGATGGAAGACCGCAGCATTGAGCTGGGATACTTTAATTATGTGGATGAGGATGTGATGGTCATTGCGGACGCAGAGCAGCTTCGCAGGGTCATTAATAATATTGTCAGCAATTCTGTAAAATACATGGATAAGAGGAGCGGGATCATCAATATCCGGATCAAGGATGTGGGAGACTTTATCCAGGTGGAGATTGAGGACAACGGAAAAGGTATTCCGGCAAAGGATCTGCCCAATATTTTTGACCGGTTTTACCGCACTGATTCCTCCAGAAATTCCGCTCAGGGCGGAAGCGGAATCGGTCTGTCTATTGTTAAAAAGGTCATTGAGGATCATGGCGGCCGGATCTGGGCTACCAGCAAAGAAGGCATTGGAACGGAGATACATTTTGTTTTGAGAAAATACCAGGAGGTCTTACAGGAATGA
- a CDS encoding protein-N(pi)-phosphohistidine--sugar phosphotransferase — protein sequence MKFAGRILKYYSRVIAECIPLFVTAGLLSVLSSVIFQNRYVSEMSNILSFLVIPVFMGYKAGTMCGGDAGGLAGTLAASAVVMTEPASAMILSAIAGSAAGYLCRKGLDRIKHRIPAGFEMLFINLYLSGLGLLAGALTHYLLIPVAAWLLTFLGNGLSLMIARGIIPFISIVVEPLKIIFFNNWINHGFFLPLGLEQMKTQGSSILFLLETNPGPGFGILLAYTLVHRNTKKQMLSSLIIQSLGGIHEVYFPYILSDIRLLAAAIAGSIAGNYCFMATGSGLLGPASPGSVITIMIMADKQHWLGILMGIFVSAGVTCLLSCLIMSGEKQKPVTDEETIQKDKGMQMKKIEHARIYFVCDVGMGSSAMASALFKKRLKLEGITDAQVFHVSADRIPPDADVIVCQKDFARSLSGIDKPCFTVDNLTDMSGYKELLNWLRGGGEDGR from the coding sequence ATGAAATTTGCGGGGAGAATACTGAAGTATTACAGCAGAGTAATTGCGGAGTGCATACCTTTGTTTGTGACAGCGGGGCTGCTGTCAGTTTTATCATCAGTAATATTCCAGAACAGATACGTATCTGAAATGTCCAATATATTATCTTTTCTGGTGATTCCGGTGTTTATGGGATACAAAGCAGGCACTATGTGCGGCGGGGATGCAGGCGGTTTAGCCGGCACCCTGGCCGCTTCTGCTGTTGTCATGACAGAACCTGCATCTGCCATGATTTTGTCTGCCATAGCAGGCAGTGCCGCCGGTTATTTATGCCGGAAAGGCCTGGACCGGATCAAGCACCGGATTCCGGCCGGATTTGAGATGCTCTTTATCAACTTGTACTTATCAGGTCTGGGGTTATTAGCCGGAGCACTTACCCATTATCTCCTGATACCGGTGGCTGCATGGCTGCTAACCTTTCTGGGAAATGGTCTGTCCCTTATGATCGCAAGGGGAATCATTCCTTTTATCAGCATTGTAGTAGAGCCTTTAAAAATAATTTTCTTTAATAACTGGATCAACCACGGCTTTTTCCTTCCCCTGGGATTGGAACAGATGAAAACACAGGGAAGCTCCATTTTATTTCTCCTGGAGACCAATCCAGGCCCGGGCTTTGGAATTCTCCTCGCCTATACCTTGGTCCACCGGAATACAAAAAAACAAATGCTTTCCAGCCTGATTATTCAGTCCCTTGGCGGCATCCATGAGGTTTATTTCCCCTATATTCTGTCAGATATCCGATTATTGGCTGCTGCCATAGCCGGCAGCATAGCCGGAAACTACTGTTTCATGGCCACTGGCAGCGGGCTTTTAGGACCGGCATCTCCCGGAAGCGTCATCACAATTATGATTATGGCAGACAAACAGCATTGGCTGGGAATCCTTATGGGAATTTTTGTCTCTGCCGGAGTGACCTGCCTTCTTTCCTGTTTAATTATGTCAGGAGAAAAACAAAAACCAGTTACTGATGAAGAAACAATACAGAAAGATAAAGGAATGCAGATGAAGAAAATAGAACATGCCAGAATCTATTTTGTTTGCGACGTTGGCATGGGATCCAGTGCCATGGCCAGTGCGCTGTTTAAGAAAAGGCTTAAGCTGGAAGGCATAACGGACGCCCAGGTATTTCATGTGTCGGCTGACCGTATTCCGCCTGATGCCGATGTGATTGTATGCCAGAAGGATTTTGCCCGTTCCTTATCAGGAATTGATAAACCATGCTTTACAGTCGATAATCTCACGGACATGTCCGGCTATAAGGAACTCTTAAACTGGTTAAGGGGAGGTGGAGAAGATGGCAGGTAG
- a CDS encoding BglG family transcription antiterminator gives MAGSDFTPRMQQIVLALLKEDGPVPVKRLADQIHISKRTVQRELEYIPKVLKKYGLTFCSKTGTGIWLEGDKVQTEALKAELEEADALDVSDRIERQKRLTLEILKDKTLKKLYYYSDMFGVSEATVSSDLEVVKEWFHKYHLEIKRKPGYGVFIEGSERDFRRALRVFIDENIHTEIIQEMYEARNQSVLNVIQNKSERNIYRILDDDIVKRVTACILRIRDKRILNLTQDSYLGLVIHVAIAVNRIRRQEIIEENPLMTDGLRNDQDYDLAKTITKSLEAEFQIHIPEIECAYICLHIKGSKIQQLNIDEKSRSEIEESRELWDVVNEMIDCYDDSIAYLLKQDEEFVVQGLIAHLKPTLVRLTNGMKIQNPLLEQIKQDYPVIFERCRTVAKVIEGRYGYEVPESEIGFLAIHFGAAEVRMESRKESRRKVNIGIVCASGIGISRLMSSKIARDFADRVELSVYGMADLSPYVLSKTDFFVSTIPLKEEADILYVSPLLPAEDMEQIAGKVRRCEFMPKKQDNKEFTIQLDQVNFIAVQIKNVIRLMEYQRVNNGITFEELLIAVSEKLAAYPERQGIIQEDLMRRERLSSQIFPDLSFALLHARTEGVVKPVFSVCQTKDGEAFNDPYFKGVCVVLVMLVPKDGHEVENSDILGVLSERLIEEEEFLEAVRHGGKEEIRALVSQYLNQYFKHYLDKI, from the coding sequence ATGGCAGGTAGTGATTTTACACCCAGGATGCAGCAGATCGTCCTGGCTCTTCTTAAAGAGGACGGACCTGTTCCTGTTAAGCGGCTTGCGGATCAGATCCATATCAGCAAAAGAACAGTACAAAGGGAACTGGAATATATTCCAAAGGTATTAAAAAAATACGGGCTCACTTTTTGCTCAAAAACCGGAACCGGTATCTGGCTGGAGGGAGACAAAGTTCAGACTGAAGCCTTAAAAGCTGAACTGGAAGAGGCTGACGCTCTTGATGTTTCTGACCGTATTGAACGTCAGAAGCGTCTGACCCTGGAGATCCTCAAGGATAAGACACTGAAAAAGCTGTATTACTACAGCGATATGTTTGGAGTGAGCGAGGCCACCGTCAGTTCCGATTTAGAGGTGGTAAAAGAGTGGTTTCATAAGTATCATCTGGAGATAAAGAGAAAACCTGGATATGGTGTATTTATTGAGGGCAGTGAACGGGATTTCCGCCGCGCCCTGCGGGTGTTCATTGATGAAAACATCCATACAGAGATCATACAGGAGATGTATGAGGCCAGGAACCAGTCTGTGTTAAATGTGATTCAGAATAAAAGTGAGAGGAATATTTACCGGATCCTGGATGACGACATTGTTAAACGGGTAACAGCCTGTATCTTAAGAATCCGGGATAAACGGATTCTCAATCTGACCCAGGATTCCTACCTTGGACTGGTGATTCATGTGGCAATTGCTGTAAACCGGATCCGCAGGCAGGAGATCATTGAGGAAAATCCCCTTATGACAGATGGTTTGCGCAATGATCAGGACTATGATCTGGCAAAGACAATCACAAAATCCCTGGAAGCTGAATTTCAGATTCATATTCCGGAAATTGAGTGTGCCTATATCTGTCTGCATATTAAAGGCTCTAAGATCCAGCAGCTGAATATTGACGAGAAGTCCAGAAGTGAAATAGAGGAATCCAGGGAACTGTGGGATGTGGTCAATGAGATGATCGACTGCTATGACGACAGCATTGCCTATCTGCTGAAACAGGATGAGGAGTTTGTGGTCCAGGGACTGATAGCCCATTTAAAGCCCACTCTGGTCCGCCTTACCAATGGCATGAAGATCCAGAATCCTTTGCTGGAACAAATTAAGCAGGATTATCCGGTGATATTTGAACGGTGCAGAACCGTTGCAAAGGTGATCGAAGGGCGGTATGGATATGAAGTGCCGGAATCGGAGATTGGGTTTCTTGCCATTCATTTCGGTGCGGCAGAGGTCCGGATGGAAAGCAGGAAAGAAAGCCGGAGAAAGGTGAACATAGGGATCGTCTGTGCCAGCGGGATCGGAATCTCACGGCTTATGTCTTCCAAGATTGCCAGGGATTTTGCAGACAGGGTGGAGCTGTCGGTCTATGGAATGGCGGATCTGTCTCCTTACGTGCTGAGCAAGACGGATTTCTTTGTATCCACCATACCCCTTAAGGAGGAGGCTGATATCCTGTATGTAAGCCCTCTGCTTCCTGCTGAGGATATGGAGCAGATTGCCGGAAAGGTGCGCCGGTGTGAGTTCATGCCTAAAAAGCAGGACAACAAAGAATTCACCATTCAGCTGGACCAGGTGAATTTTATAGCCGTTCAGATTAAAAATGTCATAAGGCTTATGGAATACCAGAGGGTAAATAATGGGATCACCTTTGAGGAACTGCTGATTGCTGTCAGCGAGAAGCTGGCTGCCTACCCGGAACGGCAGGGCATCATTCAGGAGGATTTAATGAGGCGGGAAAGGCTGAGCAGCCAGATATTCCCGGACTTAAGCTTTGCCCTGCTTCATGCCAGGACCGAAGGCGTGGTAAAACCGGTGTTTTCCGTGTGCCAGACAAAGGACGGAGAGGCTTTTAACGACCCTTATTTTAAGGGGGTATGTGTCGTGTTAGTCATGCTGGTGCCAAAGGATGGCCATGAGGTAGAAAACAGCGACATACTGGGCGTCTTAAGCGAGCGGCTGATCGAGGAGGAAGAATTTCTGGAAGCTGTGAGACATGGAGGAAAAGAGGAAATAAGAGCGTTAGTTTCCCAGTATTTAAACCAATATTTCAAACATTATCTGGATAAGATATGA
- a CDS encoding zinc-binding dehydrogenase: MKTKAVRMYGTDDLRLEEFELPQIAENEVLVKIMSDSICMSTYKLVKQGKKHKRAPQNIDTNPVIVGHECSGLIVEVGKKWQDQFQPGQKFSLQPALNYMGKLDSPGYSYEFCGGACTYCIMPNEVMELGCLLEYTGESFFEASLGEPMSCIIGGFHANYHTNKRNYDHAMGTKVDGNILIMGGCGPMGLGAVSYGLQFENKPKRIVVTDISDERIARAREVISEESAKERGIELLYVNTDKMADPVSDLMAVTGGHGYDDVFVYVPVKEAAEMGDKLLAFDGCMNFFAGPSDSRFKAEINLYNCHYTSTHIMGTTGGNTDDLIEANKLSAEGAIEAAVMVTHVGGIDSIAEATKNLPSIPGGKKLAYTQFDMPLTAIEDFEELGKSDPLFKKLSESCKAHKGLWNGEAEKILFDHFGIDPKEL, translated from the coding sequence ATGAAAACAAAAGCGGTAAGAATGTATGGCACAGATGATTTAAGATTAGAGGAGTTTGAACTGCCCCAGATTGCAGAAAATGAGGTTCTTGTAAAAATCATGAGCGACAGCATCTGCATGTCTACCTATAAACTGGTAAAACAGGGCAAAAAGCATAAAAGAGCCCCTCAAAATATAGATACCAATCCGGTGATCGTTGGCCATGAGTGCTCAGGACTGATTGTGGAAGTGGGAAAAAAGTGGCAGGATCAGTTTCAGCCGGGACAAAAGTTTTCTCTCCAGCCTGCTTTAAACTATATGGGAAAACTGGATTCGCCGGGATATTCCTATGAATTCTGCGGAGGCGCCTGTACATACTGCATTATGCCAAACGAGGTCATGGAGCTGGGATGCTTGCTGGAATACACGGGAGAGAGCTTTTTTGAGGCATCCCTGGGAGAACCAATGAGCTGTATCATAGGTGGATTTCATGCCAATTATCATACCAACAAAAGAAATTACGATCATGCCATGGGAACAAAAGTGGACGGAAATATCCTGATCATGGGAGGCTGCGGCCCTATGGGGCTGGGGGCGGTCAGCTATGGCCTTCAGTTTGAGAATAAGCCGAAAAGGATCGTAGTTACGGATATCAGCGATGAGCGGATCGCCAGGGCCAGGGAAGTGATTTCAGAAGAATCCGCAAAGGAGAGAGGAATTGAACTTCTTTATGTAAATACAGATAAAATGGCTGATCCTGTTTCTGATTTAATGGCTGTTACCGGTGGCCATGGCTATGATGATGTGTTTGTATATGTGCCTGTAAAAGAGGCTGCAGAGATGGGAGATAAGCTTCTGGCCTTTGATGGTTGTATGAACTTTTTTGCCGGTCCTTCGGACAGCCGGTTTAAGGCGGAAATAAATCTTTATAACTGCCACTATACAAGCACTCATATTATGGGAACCACCGGCGGTAATACAGATGATCTGATTGAGGCCAATAAGCTTTCAGCAGAAGGAGCCATAGAAGCGGCTGTTATGGTAACTCATGTGGGAGGGATCGACAGCATTGCAGAAGCAACAAAAAATCTGCCTTCCATACCGGGAGGAAAGAAGCTTGCCTATACACAATTTGATATGCCATTGACAGCCATTGAAGATTTTGAAGAACTGGGCAAGAGTGATCCGCTGTTTAAAAAACTCAGTGAATCCTGTAAGGCTCACAAGGGATTGTGGAACGGGGAAGCAGAAAAAATTCTCTTTGATCATTTTGGTATAGACCCAAAGGAATTATAA
- the pfkB gene encoding 1-phosphofructokinase, translated as MIVTVTMNPAIDKTVDIDRFERGDLNRIKRVELDAGGKGINVSKTIKELGGESIAMGFVGGTSGTIIRHVLADQGIQTDFVEVKGETRTNLKVVEKNGEVTELNEPGPEVSKEQLEDLLKRLNGYAAPDTLFVLAGSIPAGIPTDIYRRITEEVHRKGAKVLLDADGPLFAESLKAVPDMLKPNRSELERYYQMDYRASEQELVSMGEKLLEHGSDMAVISLGQMGALFLTGDKRYRCPGLRVKAHSTVGAGDALVGAMAYGWNEKLPLETCIRLCMGASAGAVTSIGTKPPGRSLVDELMQQVELLEIRK; from the coding sequence ATGATTGTTACGGTCACTATGAACCCTGCCATTGATAAAACCGTAGATATTGACCGGTTTGAACGGGGAGATTTAAACAGAATAAAACGTGTGGAGCTGGATGCAGGAGGCAAAGGCATCAATGTTTCCAAGACCATTAAGGAATTGGGCGGAGAAAGCATTGCCATGGGTTTTGTGGGAGGAACCAGCGGAACCATCATCAGACATGTGCTGGCTGACCAGGGCATTCAAACAGATTTCGTGGAAGTAAAAGGGGAGACGAGAACGAATCTGAAGGTGGTAGAGAAAAATGGAGAAGTGACAGAGCTTAATGAACCCGGACCTGAGGTGTCAAAAGAGCAGCTGGAAGATCTTCTTAAAAGGCTGAATGGATATGCAGCTCCTGATACCTTGTTTGTACTGGCAGGAAGCATACCGGCAGGCATACCAACAGATATATACCGGAGGATCACGGAAGAAGTCCACCGGAAAGGGGCAAAGGTCTTGTTAGATGCAGACGGCCCGCTGTTTGCCGAATCCTTAAAGGCAGTACCGGATATGTTAAAGCCTAACCGTTCAGAGCTGGAACGTTATTACCAGATGGATTACCGTGCATCGGAGCAGGAACTGGTTTCCATGGGAGAAAAGCTGCTGGAGCATGGATCAGATATGGCTGTGATTTCTCTCGGCCAGATGGGGGCATTATTTTTAACAGGGGATAAACGGTACCGGTGCCCTGGGCTTCGCGTAAAAGCACATTCAACCGTTGGAGCCGGAGATGCCCTGGTAGGGGCCATGGCTTACGGGTGGAATGAAAAGCTTCCCCTTGAAACCTGCATCCGATTATGCATGGGGGCCTCTGCAGGTGCGGTTACCAGCATAGGAACCAAACCGCCCGGCCGCAGTCTGGTAGATGAATTGATGCAGCAGGTAGAATTGTTGGAAATCCGGAAGTAA
- a CDS encoding PTS sugar transporter subunit IIA, translating to MFGYGKKNEKKSTELLEIGNIRLNCRPGKKEAVIREVGQLLYKCGCVEESYIEAMLQRELSFSTNIGNGIALPHGIEAAKKSVKRSGIAVMVFPEGTDWGGEKVKLVIGIAGAGEEHLEILSIIAECLADPADVDRITGCSAEEILTMFTGKRCQQ from the coding sequence GTGTTTGGCTACGGAAAAAAGAATGAAAAGAAGAGTACAGAGCTTCTGGAAATTGGGAATATCCGTTTGAATTGCAGACCAGGAAAAAAGGAGGCTGTAATAAGGGAGGTAGGGCAGCTGCTTTATAAGTGCGGCTGTGTAGAAGAATCCTACATAGAAGCCATGCTTCAGCGGGAACTGTCGTTTTCTACGAATATCGGCAATGGAATTGCACTTCCCCATGGCATAGAGGCTGCTAAAAAATCCGTTAAGCGCTCCGGCATTGCAGTTATGGTATTCCCTGAGGGAACAGACTGGGGAGGAGAAAAGGTAAAGCTGGTCATAGGAATTGCAGGGGCAGGAGAGGAGCATTTGGAAATACTCTCAATTATCGCAGAGTGTCTGGCTGATCCGGCTGATGTGGACCGGATTACCGGGTGCAGTGCAGAAGAAATCCTTACCATGTTTACAGGAAAGAGGTGTCAGCAATGA